The following proteins are encoded in a genomic region of Brachyspira pilosicoli:
- a CDS encoding PASTA domain-containing protein — translation MKELLKKIKFKIDNFYNAYIKKFINKILPKGILTEDKSLLVIKRLIIFAVFLFVLQGIIVSVVVFIVVKAGGESFVLPDVQGVEAFEAFNILAKEDMNLNIQSHYFKDYPLGTIVSQEPKGGMRVKRGRTVYLVVNVPEQTLIKMPDLTGKSYDEAVSIISNDIISKIPSVKILPKVDDNNSDYNNNVVLSQVPNANEVITINTEIVLTVNNKTE, via the coding sequence ATGAAAGAGTTATTAAAAAAAATTAAGTTTAAAATTGATAATTTTTACAATGCTTATATAAAGAAGTTTATAAATAAAATACTCCCTAAAGGAATATTAACAGAGGATAAATCTCTTTTGGTAATAAAAAGGCTAATAATTTTTGCTGTATTTTTATTTGTTTTACAGGGAATAATAGTTTCTGTTGTTGTTTTTATAGTTGTAAAAGCTGGAGGAGAATCTTTTGTGCTTCCTGATGTACAAGGTGTAGAAGCATTTGAAGCTTTTAATATATTAGCTAAAGAAGATATGAATTTAAATATACAATCGCATTATTTTAAGGATTATCCATTAGGCACAATAGTAAGTCAAGAACCTAAAGGCGGAATGAGAGTAAAAAGAGGAAGAACAGTTTATTTGGTTGTAAATGTGCCTGAACAAACTTTAATAAAAATGCCAGACCTTACAGGGAAATCTTATGATGAAGCTGTTAGTATAATATCGAATGATATTATTTCAAAAATACCTAGTGTAAAAATACTTCCAAAAGTTGATGATAATAATTCAGATTATAATAATAATGTAGTATTGTCGCAAGTTCCTAATGCTAATGAAGTTATAACAATTAACACAGAAATTGTATTAACAGTTAATAACAAGACAGAATAA